The proteins below come from a single Rosa rugosa chromosome 2, drRosRugo1.1, whole genome shotgun sequence genomic window:
- the LOC133733100 gene encoding MLO-like protein 3, with protein MASEGTSRSLQATPSWALATVCFVFIFFSLFIEHLIHLLSQFLKKHRKTALFEAVEKLKSVLIFLGFMSLILTVTQRWIAKICIPIEVAYTMLPCRKSVSTKTTKAVGFDRMWSTGASTAFEVIQRRLAETEDSTTSSTSTTSLDQCESQGKTSFISQGGLNQLNNFIFVLAIMQIVYSVLTMALGRAKMKRWEVWERETQTVEYQVANDPNRFRFTRQTTFARRHMNSCTGTPIQLWIKCFFRQFFHSVEKIDYLTLRHGFISTHLSTNNAFNFQQYIERSLEDDFREVVGISPFMWFIVVIFILVDVHGWQVYLWVSFVPLIIVLVLGTKLEVVVARMAHQLGDQHNVIKGSPLVQPKDSHFWFNRPRFVLTLVHLTLFMNAFELAFFIWVTLQFGIHSCYHEHIEIIIIRVVLAVVVQVMCSYITLPLYALVTQMGSNLKSTAVLEEQTTKVIKQWHADVKQKRKKNRQDNSESGHDYSSTVGSSQRTMNSPDFSSHHRHPTFAEMSQTEIVEDGQEIVEEHQEKGSQNEIELASTVLATEVHIEISEVDRSQT; from the exons ATGGCTTCCGAAGGAACAAGTCGCTCCCTGCAAGCCACACCCAGTTGGGCTCTGGCAACAGTTTGCTTCGTCTtcatctttttctctcttttcataGAGCACTTGATCCATCTCCTTTCCCAA TTTCTCAAAAAGCATAGAAAGACTGCATTGTTCGAGGCCGTAGAGAAGCTCAAATCAG TGcttatttttctgggtttcatgTCCCTAATACTGACAGTAACACAGAGATGGATAGCCAAAATTTGCATACCCATAGAAGTTGCATATACTATGCTTCCTTGCAGAAAATCAGTATCAACTAAAACAACCAAAGCAGTTGGTTTCGATCGCATGTGGAGCACCGGGGCATCTACAGCTTTTGAAGTAATACAAAGAAGACTAGCAGAAACAGAAGATAGTACTACTAGTTCCACTTCTACCACTTCTTTGGATCAGTGCGAATCCCAG GGGAAGACCTCATTTATATCACAAGGGGGACTAAATCAGCTCAACAACTTCATCTTTGTTCTGGCAATTATGCAGATCGTGTACAGTGTTCTGACAATGGCCTTAGGAAGAGCCAAG ATGAAGCGTTGGGAAGTGTGGGAAAGAGAAACTCAGACGGTGGAATACCAAGTCGCAAATG ATCCTAACCGATTCAGGTTTACAAGGCAGACGACATTTGCTCGTAGACACATGAATTCTTGTACAGGAACACCTATTCAACTGTGGATT AAGTGCTTCTTCAGACAATTCTTCCACTCAGTTGAAAAAATTGATTATCTCACATTACGCCATGGCTTCATTTCT ACTCATTTGTCAACAAACAACGCATTCAATTTCCAGCAGTACATAGAACGGTCGCTGGAGGATGATTTCAGAGAAGTAGTTGGCATAAG CCCTTTCATGTGGTTTATCGTCGTAATCTTCATTCTCGTAGACGTGCATG GTTGGCAGGTGTATCTCTGGGTGTCATTTGTGCCACTAATT ATTGTGCTGGTTCTTGGAACCAAACTGGAAGTGGTGGTAGCCAGAATGGCTCACCAACTCGGTGACCAGCATAATGTAATCAAAGGAAGTCCTCTGGTTCAACCAAAGGACAGTCACTTCTGGTTCAATAGACCGCGGTTCGTCTTGACTCTCGTACATCTCACACTGTTCATG AATGCATTTGAACTTGCTTTCTTCATTTGGGTCACG TTACAGTTTGGGATACACTCTTGCTACCATGAACACATAGAGATTATCATTATAAGGGTGGTCTTAGC GGTTGTCGTTCAAGTTATGTGCAGTTACATTACTCTTCCCCTCTATGCTCTAGTGACCCAG ATGGGGTCAAATTTGAAGAGTACAGCAGTGCTTGAAGAGCAAACAACAAAAGTTATAAAGCAGTGGCATGCGGACGTGAagcaaaagaggaaaaagaataGGCAAGACAATTCAGAATCTGGTCACGATTATTCCTCTACTGTAGGAAGCAGTCAGAGAACCATGAATTCCCCAGATTTCTCTTCCCACCACCGGCACCCAACTTTTGCTGAAATGTCCCAAACGGAGATTGTCGAAGATGGTCAAGAAATTGTTGAAGAACATCAAGAAAAGGGCAGCCAAAATGAAATTGAACTAGCTAGTACTGTTTTAGCTACTGAGGTACACATAGAAATTTCGGAGGTGGACAGAAGCCAAACGTGA